Proteins from one Mesoplodon densirostris isolate mMesDen1 chromosome 1, mMesDen1 primary haplotype, whole genome shotgun sequence genomic window:
- the CH25H gene encoding cholesterol 25-hydroxylase yields MSSHNGSELHVLCSSGQLFLQPLWDRLRTWEALIQSPVFPVVFSITTYVGFCLPFVVLDVLCPWVPALRHYKIHPDFSPSAWQLLPCLGQTLYQHVVFVFPMTLLRWATSPALLPPEAPELLQLVRHVVLCLLLFDTEFFVWHVLHHKVPWLYRTFHKMHHEHSSPFALATQYMSVGELFSLGFFDMMNVLLLQCHPLTVLTFHVVNIWLSVEDHSGYDFPWSTHKLVPFGWYGGVEHHDLHHSQFTCNFAPYFTHWDKILGTLRSARAR; encoded by the coding sequence ATGAGCAGTCACAACGGCTCCGAGCTCCACGTCCTCTGCAGCTCCGGCCAGCTGTTCTTGCAGCCGCTCTGGGACCGCCTGAGGACCTGGGAGGCCCTCATCCAGTCGCCCGTCTTCCCCGTCGTCTTCTCCATCACCACCTACGTGGGCTTCTGCCTTCCCTTCGTGGTGCTGGACGTCCTGTGCCCCTGGGTGCCCGCGCTACGGCACTACAAGATCCACCCGGACTTCTCGCCGTCGGCTTGGCAGCTGCTGCCCTGTCTGGGGCAGACCCTCTACCAGCACGTGGTGTTCGTGTTCCCCATGACACTCCTGCGCTGGGCGACCAGCCCCGCCCTCCTGCCCCCCGAAGCCCCCGAGCTGCTCCAGCTGGTCCGCCACGTCGTGCTCTGCCTGCTGCTCTTCGACACCGAGTTCTTCGTGTGGCATGTGCTGCACCACAAGGTGCCCTGGCTGTACCGGACCTTCCACAAGATGCACCACGAGCACTCGTCCCCGTTCGCGCTGGCCACGCAATACATGAGCGTCGGGGAGCTGTTTTCCTTGGGTTTCTTTGACATGATGAACGTCTTGCTGCTTCAGTGCCACCCGCTCACTGTCCTGACCTTCCACGTGGTCAACATCTGGCTGTCGGTGGAGGACCACTCGGGCTACGACTTCCCCTGGTCCACGCACAAACTGGTACCTTTCGGGTGGTATGGGGGCGTGGAGCACCACGACCTGCATCACTCCCAGTTTACCTGCAACTTCGCCCCTTACTTCACACACTGGGACAAAATACTGGGAACTCTGAGGTCTGCTCGCGCCAGGTGA